One Microbacter margulisiae genomic window carries:
- the rsmH gene encoding 16S rRNA (cytosine(1402)-N(4))-methyltransferase RsmH, with protein MNAYHVPALLTETIEGLRIHPDGIYVDATFGGGGHAREIMRHLGEKGKLLAFDQDKEAYANRIDDSRFTFIHGNFRFLTNFLRYHHIVQVDGILADLGVSFHHFDTPNRGFSFRFEGELDMRMNPQADLTAAIVINNYSEEQLAFIFSVYGELSNARKLASLIVKHRMQQPVTTIQEFLEIIQPAFRFEREKKEMAKAFQALRIEVNHEMKALQEFLEQTPSVLKSKGRLAIITYHSLEDRMVKNFMRSGNCEGIIHKDFFGRVETPFQVLTGKPIIPSTEEITNNPRSRSAKLRVAEKSGD; from the coding sequence ATGAATGCTTATCATGTTCCTGCACTTTTGACAGAAACCATCGAAGGGCTTCGCATTCATCCCGACGGGATTTATGTAGACGCAACTTTCGGAGGCGGCGGGCATGCGCGCGAGATCATGCGCCATTTGGGAGAAAAGGGGAAGTTGCTGGCGTTTGATCAGGATAAAGAGGCCTATGCCAATCGTATCGATGATTCCCGTTTTACTTTTATTCATGGCAATTTCAGGTTCCTGACCAATTTTCTAAGATATCATCATATTGTTCAGGTTGACGGTATTTTAGCAGATCTGGGAGTCTCGTTTCATCATTTTGACACGCCTAACCGGGGATTTTCCTTCCGATTTGAAGGAGAATTAGATATGCGTATGAATCCACAGGCAGACCTTACCGCAGCAATAGTTATCAACAACTATTCCGAAGAACAACTTGCCTTCATTTTTTCTGTTTACGGCGAATTGAGCAATGCCCGAAAATTAGCGTCGCTGATCGTAAAGCATCGGATGCAACAACCCGTTACAACGATTCAGGAATTTCTGGAAATAATACAACCTGCCTTTAGGTTTGAACGGGAAAAGAAAGAGATGGCCAAAGCTTTCCAGGCACTGCGCATTGAAGTCAATCATGAAATGAAAGCCTTACAGGAATTTTTGGAACAAACCCCATCGGTGCTTAAAAGCAAAGGCCGTTTAGCAATTATTACCTATCATTCTTTAGAAGACCGTATGGTAAAAAACTTTATGCGAAGCGGCAATTGCGAAGGCATCATACATAAAGATTTTTTTGGTCGTGTCGAAACCCCATTTCAGGTTTTGACCGGGAAACCCATCATTCCATCCACTGAAGAAATTACAAACAATCCGCGTTCACGCAGTGCCAAATTACGTGTTGCGGAAAAATCAGGAGATTAA
- a CDS encoding division/cell wall cluster transcriptional repressor MraZ, producing the protein MYGFIGNSEAKADVKGRIFIPAHYRKALAENENSRLVMRKDPYNNSLVFYPESIWNEKLRLLKQELNEWNPTHQLLLMQYVAEAEELDIDSQGRVLISKKYLNLIGVESDVLFVGMLDTFALWSKESFEKAKYSPAEFSHLLQSILSASTQKESH; encoded by the coding sequence ATGTATGGTTTTATAGGAAATAGCGAAGCAAAAGCCGATGTAAAGGGCAGAATCTTTATTCCGGCACATTATCGGAAAGCACTTGCCGAAAATGAAAATTCGCGACTAGTGATGCGAAAAGACCCATACAACAATAGTCTGGTTTTCTATCCGGAATCCATTTGGAATGAAAAGCTGAGATTACTCAAGCAAGAGCTTAACGAATGGAATCCGACGCATCAGCTTTTATTAATGCAATATGTAGCAGAAGCTGAAGAACTAGACATTGACTCCCAAGGACGTGTATTAATTTCGAAGAAATATTTAAATCTGATCGGTGTTGAAAGCGATGTGCTGTTTGTGGGCATGCTTGACACGTTTGCGCTATGGTCGAAAGAATCATTTGAAAAGGCCAAATACTCACCTGCCGAATTCAGCCATTTGCTACAATCGATTTTGTCAGCATCCACCCAAAAAGAATCGCATTAA
- a CDS encoding FtsL-like putative cell division protein, which yields MATEDYNQPEEQSVQDSSMNWSWNFRDLLSGKILTAPFFRRQLFLFIFICAIAIFYIDNRYNCELQIAKINELQEQLTNAKYEALTTSSTLLQLSRESEVATMIKNKGLDLEEPIQPEIEITQP from the coding sequence ATGGCAACAGAAGATTACAACCAACCAGAAGAACAGTCTGTACAAGATTCTTCCATGAATTGGAGCTGGAATTTTCGTGATTTGTTAAGCGGAAAGATCCTAACAGCTCCTTTTTTCCGCAGACAATTGTTTCTGTTCATTTTCATATGTGCAATTGCCATATTTTACATTGACAACCGCTACAATTGCGAACTTCAGATTGCCAAGATAAACGAGCTGCAGGAACAGTTGACAAATGCAAAATACGAAGCCTTAACAACTTCTTCAACGTTGTTGCAGTTAAGCAGAGAATCGGAAGTGGCAACCATGATAAAAAATAAAGGATTAGATCTGGAAGAACCTATTCAGCCAGAAATAGAAATCACCCAACCATGA
- a CDS encoding penicillin-binding protein — protein MNENRRDILIRFGIVYFIIVMIFIAIIVKIVIIQTTQRPMWMKLAASLTQPDRVAPATRGNIYSEDGQLFASTMPEYHLVMDMRTQALHDTLRHHKTSLFYEKVDSLCRHLAAKFGDKSVQAYKMALVNAYKKRDPRFSVYPDLISYSDLKEVLQFPLFNLGRLRSGLIEDVYARRIRPFGDIGSRTIGGIYGDESMGGKNGIELAFDTLLRGKPGLYSRQRIAGSWENVVVVPPENGADIITTLNANIQDITENALRKELIKTDAKEGCAIVMETKTGEIKAVANLTQQKDSTYAEARNEAFADETEPGSTFKVASIMAALDQGLISPNDTINTGNGVYDFFGTKMHDWNEDHGGFHKITVAQAVWYSSNIGVSRTIYNAYKNNPAAFVDKLYEMKLNQPIHFHIPGAGIPIIKHPDEKNTHWSLTTLPWMSIGYEVQIPPIYTLTFYNAIANNGKMIRPFLVKAIEKKGKVVQTFSTSTIKDQICKPSTLSIIKSMLLGVVEHGTGANLQSPYVQIAGKSGTAQISKGASGYKTDGVEYQVSFCGYFPATDPQYTVICVIRKPKIGYASGGLMAGAVVKEIALLVNASKITLTPNSLPSTGEDKIPMIKSGDYNDVKTVLSRMSINFLGDKNQFPWITATADSNYVTIHSMAIPQNGVPNVISMGAKDAVYLLGNAGLNVQLVGCGKVISQSLPPNSALQKGATIVLTLH, from the coding sequence ATGAACGAAAACCGACGCGACATATTAATACGTTTTGGGATCGTCTATTTTATCATCGTGATGATTTTCATCGCTATTATCGTCAAGATCGTGATCATTCAAACCACACAGCGGCCAATGTGGATGAAACTGGCTGCTTCGCTGACACAGCCCGACCGTGTTGCCCCGGCCACACGAGGAAACATTTATTCAGAAGATGGTCAGTTATTTGCGAGCACTATGCCCGAATATCACCTTGTTATGGATATGCGAACACAAGCTTTGCATGACACACTCCGGCATCACAAAACATCATTGTTTTATGAGAAGGTAGATTCCTTATGCAGGCATTTGGCAGCAAAGTTCGGAGATAAATCAGTACAGGCCTATAAAATGGCCCTGGTCAATGCCTACAAAAAAAGGGATCCCCGTTTTTCTGTCTATCCCGATTTAATCTCATATTCAGATCTTAAAGAGGTGCTCCAATTCCCTTTATTTAACTTAGGAAGATTACGCAGCGGGCTTATCGAAGATGTATATGCCCGGCGTATCCGGCCCTTCGGAGATATTGGTTCGCGAACCATCGGGGGTATTTATGGCGATGAAAGTATGGGAGGAAAAAATGGTATCGAATTGGCTTTCGACACCTTGTTGCGGGGAAAGCCAGGCCTCTATTCACGACAACGCATTGCCGGCAGTTGGGAAAATGTTGTGGTAGTCCCGCCCGAAAACGGAGCAGACATCATTACGACGCTTAATGCCAATATTCAGGATATTACAGAAAATGCACTACGCAAAGAACTCATAAAAACAGATGCCAAAGAAGGTTGCGCTATCGTGATGGAAACCAAAACAGGAGAGATAAAAGCGGTAGCCAATCTTACACAACAAAAAGACAGCACCTATGCTGAAGCACGCAATGAAGCCTTTGCTGACGAAACAGAACCCGGCTCTACCTTTAAAGTCGCTTCCATCATGGCAGCACTTGATCAGGGGCTAATCTCTCCCAATGACACCATCAACACAGGCAATGGTGTTTATGATTTTTTTGGGACTAAGATGCATGACTGGAACGAAGATCATGGTGGATTCCATAAAATAACGGTAGCCCAGGCAGTCTGGTATTCATCGAACATTGGAGTTTCCCGCACTATTTACAACGCTTACAAAAATAATCCTGCTGCTTTTGTCGATAAATTATACGAAATGAAATTAAATCAACCGATTCATTTTCATATTCCCGGGGCAGGCATACCTATTATTAAACATCCCGACGAAAAAAACACCCATTGGTCGTTAACAACGCTTCCGTGGATGTCAATTGGTTATGAAGTTCAGATACCTCCAATTTACACATTGACATTTTACAATGCCATTGCGAACAATGGGAAAATGATCAGACCGTTTTTAGTGAAAGCCATTGAAAAAAAGGGAAAAGTAGTCCAAACTTTCTCCACAAGTACCATTAAAGATCAGATATGCAAACCATCAACACTGTCCATCATAAAATCAATGTTGCTTGGAGTAGTTGAACACGGGACAGGGGCAAATCTTCAATCGCCTTATGTACAAATTGCGGGAAAATCGGGTACTGCACAAATTTCTAAAGGAGCAAGCGGCTACAAAACAGACGGAGTTGAATATCAGGTTTCTTTTTGTGGTTATTTTCCGGCAACCGATCCTCAATATACCGTTATTTGTGTTATTAGAAAGCCTAAAATTGGATATGCTTCAGGAGGCCTAATGGCAGGCGCTGTTGTCAAAGAAATTGCACTATTGGTCAATGCCAGTAAAATAACACTAACGCCAAATTCATTACCTTCCACGGGTGAAGATAAAATACCCATGATTAAAAGTGGCGATTATAATGACGTCAAAACGGTTTTGTCACGTATGTCAATCAATTTCTTAGGTGACAAGAATCAATTTCCATGGATAACAGCCACGGCAGACAGCAATTATGTAACGATCCATTCAATGGCGATACCACAGAATGGAGTACCGAATGTTATTTCGATGGGAGCCAAGGATGCCGTTTATTTGTTGGGAAATGCAGGGTTGAATGTTCAGTTGGTTGGATGCGGAAAAGTAATATCCCAATCATTACCACCCAATAGTGCATTGCAAAAAGGAGCGACCATTGTACTAACTTTGCATTAA
- the mraY gene encoding phospho-N-acetylmuramoyl-pentapeptide-transferase, translating into MLYYLFDYLHRLHFPGAGVFSYISFRAGMAFIFAMLFATIFGKKIIRYLQKKQIGETIREIGLEGQLAKKGTPTMGGVIIIFAIIAPMLLFSILDNIYTILMLIATIWMGCIGFLDDYIKVFRKNKEGLNGKFKIVGQVGLGLIVGLTLYLSPAVMIRENVGVKYTGDNQEIVLYRNYDFKSTQTTIPFVKNHNLDYADAFRFLGDHAQSWGWVLFILVTIFIVTAVSNGANMTDGLDGLATGSSAIIGVTLGILAYLSSNINYASYLNIMYIPNAGELVVFAAAFIGATVGFLWYNSFPAQVFMGDTGSLTLGGIIAVFAVIIHKELLIPILCGIFLVENISVMMQVSYFKFTKKKYGEGKRIFKMAPLHHHFQKQGNSGIQAIMQKPIAAIPESKIVVRFWIVGLILASLTIITLKMR; encoded by the coding sequence ATGCTGTATTATTTATTCGATTATCTCCATAGATTGCATTTCCCCGGAGCTGGTGTTTTCAGTTATATATCATTCCGGGCAGGGATGGCTTTCATTTTTGCCATGCTTTTTGCAACCATTTTTGGCAAGAAAATCATCCGTTACCTGCAAAAGAAACAGATTGGGGAAACTATCCGTGAGATAGGTCTGGAGGGTCAATTGGCAAAAAAAGGAACGCCAACCATGGGAGGTGTCATCATTATCTTTGCAATCATCGCTCCCATGTTATTATTCAGCATATTAGACAACATATACACCATATTAATGCTTATTGCCACCATCTGGATGGGATGCATCGGATTCCTGGACGACTATATCAAAGTGTTTCGCAAGAATAAAGAAGGATTAAATGGTAAATTCAAAATTGTCGGGCAGGTAGGACTCGGTTTAATTGTGGGCCTGACGCTGTATTTAAGCCCGGCAGTCATGATCAGGGAAAATGTTGGCGTAAAATATACGGGAGACAATCAGGAAATTGTGCTTTATCGCAATTATGATTTCAAATCCACTCAAACTACCATTCCATTTGTCAAGAATCACAACCTGGACTATGCCGATGCTTTTCGTTTCTTAGGCGATCATGCACAAAGCTGGGGTTGGGTATTATTTATTTTAGTCACCATTTTTATTGTGACCGCAGTATCCAACGGAGCCAATATGACAGACGGACTGGATGGCCTTGCGACAGGATCATCAGCCATTATTGGAGTGACGCTTGGCATTTTAGCCTATTTGTCGAGTAATATTAACTATGCCTCGTACCTGAATATCATGTATATACCCAACGCAGGAGAATTGGTGGTATTTGCAGCAGCATTTATCGGAGCAACCGTCGGTTTTTTGTGGTACAATTCTTTCCCGGCACAGGTGTTTATGGGAGATACAGGAAGTCTGACCTTAGGCGGTATCATTGCTGTCTTTGCCGTGATCATTCATAAAGAGCTGCTTATCCCGATTCTTTGCGGCATCTTCTTAGTAGAAAACATATCCGTTATGATGCAGGTCAGTTACTTTAAGTTTACCAAGAAAAAATATGGAGAAGGAAAACGAATCTTTAAGATGGCTCCCCTTCATCATCATTTCCAAAAACAGGGGAATAGTGGTATTCAGGCGATCATGCAAAAACCTATTGCCGCAATACCGGAATCTAAAATTGTGGTTCGC
- a CDS encoding UDP-N-acetylmuramoyl-L-alanyl-D-glutamate--2,6-diaminopimelate ligase: MNLNELITHIPINQTIGNSDIEITRLEFDSRKIVSGSLFVATRGTAVDGHTFISAAIEKGATAVVCETLPENLSAEVCYLQTGNSAEALGQLAHCWFGEPSKHLTLVGVTGTNGKTTIATLLYQLFLKEGFSAGLLSTVCNYINERAVEATHTTPDPLELNSLLADMVESGCTHAFMEVSSHAVDQRRIAGLEFAGAIFTNLTRDHMDYHHTVENYLKAKKRFFDDLAPEAFALTNADDKNGFVMLQNTKAKKFSYATRTIADFKGKIIEESFEGMLLQINEHEVSVPFIGRFNVSNLLAVAGAAILLGIPEIEALQQLSTLHPVSGRFEALRSPSGYTAIVDYAHTPDALNNVLSTINDIVKGKNEVITVVGCGGNRDKGKRPMMAKEAVTASTKVIITSDNPRDEEPMDIINDMLAGLSTTEKRHTLTLVNREQAIRAACMLAKPGDVILVAGKGHEDYQIIKGVKHHFDDKEVLLEFFKTEQ, translated from the coding sequence ATGAATCTCAATGAATTAATAACACATATTCCTATAAATCAAACCATAGGAAATTCAGACATTGAAATCACCCGACTTGAATTCGATTCAAGAAAAATAGTGTCAGGATCGCTTTTTGTTGCTACGCGGGGAACAGCGGTCGATGGACACACCTTCATCAGCGCTGCTATTGAGAAAGGAGCCACCGCCGTTGTATGCGAAACGCTCCCGGAAAACCTTTCTGCCGAGGTATGTTATCTGCAAACAGGCAACAGTGCAGAAGCACTGGGGCAACTTGCCCATTGTTGGTTTGGAGAACCCTCAAAACACTTAACCTTAGTTGGTGTCACCGGTACAAACGGGAAGACAACCATTGCCACGCTGCTTTATCAATTGTTTTTGAAAGAAGGTTTTTCGGCAGGGCTGCTCTCCACAGTTTGCAATTATATCAACGAACGTGCTGTAGAAGCGACACATACCACTCCGGATCCACTGGAACTGAATTCTTTATTGGCAGACATGGTTGAATCAGGATGTACGCATGCATTTATGGAAGTAAGCTCTCATGCTGTCGATCAGCGCAGGATTGCAGGATTGGAATTTGCAGGAGCCATTTTCACCAACCTTACGCGCGACCATATGGACTATCATCATACCGTAGAAAATTATCTGAAGGCAAAAAAACGCTTTTTTGATGACCTGGCTCCGGAAGCTTTTGCATTAACCAATGCCGATGATAAAAACGGATTTGTGATGCTTCAAAACACAAAAGCAAAAAAATTCAGTTATGCCACACGTACCATAGCTGATTTTAAGGGAAAAATCATTGAAGAAAGCTTTGAAGGCATGCTCCTGCAAATCAATGAACATGAAGTCTCTGTGCCTTTTATCGGACGGTTTAATGTTTCCAATTTATTAGCTGTAGCCGGAGCAGCCATATTATTAGGTATTCCCGAAATTGAAGCGCTACAACAGTTGAGTACATTACATCCTGTTTCAGGACGATTCGAAGCACTGCGATCGCCAAGCGGATACACTGCTATTGTTGACTATGCCCACACTCCTGACGCGTTGAACAACGTACTTTCAACCATCAATGACATTGTGAAAGGAAAAAATGAAGTCATCACCGTAGTGGGTTGCGGAGGAAACAGAGACAAGGGGAAACGCCCTATGATGGCCAAAGAGGCCGTAACAGCAAGCACAAAGGTCATCATAACATCCGATAATCCAAGAGATGAAGAACCGATGGACATCATCAACGATATGTTAGCTGGATTAAGTACAACAGAAAAGCGACACACCCTGACCTTAGTTAATCGTGAGCAGGCAATACGCGCCGCCTGTATGCTTGCAAAACCGGGCGATGTCATTCTTGTAGCAGGAAAGGGACATGAAGATTATCAAATTATCAAAGGAGTAAAGCATCACTTTGACGACAAGGAAGTGCTGCTGGAATTTTTCAAAACAGAACAATAA